The following nucleotide sequence is from Roseivirga sp. BDSF3-8.
CGGCCGATATGGACGTAGAGCTGTGCCCTACACCAAATGTATCGTACTCGCTCTCCTTTCTCTTGGGAAAGCCGCTGAGACCTTTGTATTTACGATTAGTGTGAAATTCGTTTCTTCGCCCGGTAAGGATCTTGTGGCCGTAAGCCTGGTGGCCCACATCCCATATCAGTTGGTCTACCGGAGTATTAAAGGCATAATGCAGTGCCACTGTCATTTCTACCACGCCAAGGCTGGCGCCAAAGTGGCCTCCGTATACGGAAACGGTGTCTATAATGTACTGCCTTAGTTCTTCGCAAAGCTGAACCAGTTGCGAACGGTCGAGTTTCCGGAGATCTTCCGGGGTCTCTACCTGGGCCAGCAGCTTACCGGGTTCAATAAGCATGTATACCTTTTTTGGTGCAATAATTAAACAAACCTTCGCCTAAGTGAAATGTTTGCCCTTAAAAAATACGCTGACAAGCCCTTTTCCGGATTGCCAGCATTGTCAAAATTACATAAAAAATTTCACTCGCTATGCTTCCTAAGCAATTTCATAATATCTTTGAAATTTAGAAAACGGCAATAATCGTAAAAAAGATTCCCTGAATTGAGTTTTGAGATCAAGTTACCTCTTTTCGAAGGCCCCTTCGATCTGCTCCTCTTCTTTATAGAGCGGGATGAGCTTGATATTTACGATATTCCAATCTCTAAAATCACAGATGACTTCCTTGACTACCTTCACCATCTGGAATCACTTAATATCGAGGTAGCAAGTGAATTCATCCTGGTCGCCGCATCCCTTATGCGTATTAAGGCCAAAACCCTGCTGCCAAGGCCCGTTCTCGATGAAGAAGGTAACGAAGTAGACCCCCGCGAGGAGCTCGTGCGTCACCTCCTGGAGTATAAGCAATACAAAGAGATAGTAAAGGAGCTCTCCACCATGGAAGAGAACATGCTCCATGCCGAAAAGAGGGGTAACGTCATCAAAGAGGTGCGCGCCCTCAGCGAACTTTCCAATGTTGAGGCCGAACTGCAAAACATAGACCTCTTTAAGCTGTTGAAAACATACCTTAAAGTAATGAAGCGGTATGAGGATGAGCAGAACCGGCCGGTGCACCAGGTAGTACAATACCCTTACACCATCGAAAAGCAAAAGGAGTTTATTCTGAACCAGGTGGAAGGTAATGACCCCGTTCCGTTTCAAAAGGTAATTGAAAAGATCCCCAATAAGATCGCCGTCATTTTTAACTTTTTGGCCATACTGGAGCTCGTGCAGTTAAGTCTGATCACTATTCAGCTCGGCGAGGGCTTCAATAATTTTTGGATAAAAAAGCCTGAAAAGGAACTTGCCCACTAAATGGACATCGACTCTAAGAAGATATTCAAGACATTAAACCCTAAAAATGTATGGATACCGATCGTTATCGGTGTGGGTATAGTGTTCTATCTTTTTGCCAGCGATGAATCCATCCGGGTGGAAGACCTGAGGCTCGTCCTCAATGCCAAAACCCTCCCCATCATACTGGCCTTTCTGGTGCTGTTCATGCGGGATGCAGGCTATGTCGCCAGGCTTCGCACCATTACCGGCAAAGAGCTTTCATGGGGTAGTTGCGTATTCACCATCATTATGTGGGAGTTTGCCTCCGCCGTTACCCCCTCCGTGGTAGGCGGTACCGCCGTTGCCGTCTTTATTATGAATAAGGAAGGCCTTAATCTCGGCAAGTCCCTCGCCTTCGTTATGGTCACCGCCATCTTCGATAACCTCTTCTTTGTCGTCGCTGCCCCCCTCATTCTTCTCGTTACCGGAGGCGACATATTTCCGGAAGTAGCCACCATAGCCAAGCTCGGCATTAACCTTAAGGCCGTGTTTTACGTCAGCTACAGCCTTATCGCTTTCTACACCTCCGTTATGGCCTTCGCCCTTTTTGTGAGGCCACGCGGCTTCAAGTGGCTCCTTATCCGGCTTACCAGCAACCGCCTGTTAAAAAGGTGGCGCTACAAAGCCTATGAGCACGGCAACGAAATTATCATGGCAAGCGCCCAGCTCAAAGGTAAAGGCTTTGCCTACTGGTTTAAGATCTCCCTTTTCACCATTTTTATATGGTCAGCCAGGTACATCCTTCTCAATGCGCTCATGTCCGCATTTGCCGGCATCGACCTCAATGGTCACCTCACCATTTTCGCCCGGCAGATCATTCTCTGGATAGTTATGCTCTTCTCACCTACCCCCGGTAGCAGTGGTACCGCCGAGCTTGCCTTCCCCGTGTTCTTTGAGAACTTCCTCGGCAACTATACCATCGGCACCAACATCCTCTGGAGACTATTCACCTACTACCTCTACCTCCTGCTCGGAGCCCTCGTGCTTCCCCGCTGGATACGCAGAGTCTTTTTTAAGAAAAAGGCAGAAGAAGATAAGCTCAAAGCCCGGAAGGAAGAGAAAGCAAATAACGGCGGAGGCACAAAAAAAGCCGGCACCCACGGGGATACCGGCAATTAATTAATCTTTCCGATACCGGAGATTAGAACTTCTCCGTTTCAGCAAAGAAGAAGCTACCCTCGATAGCTGCGTTCTCATCACTGTCAGATCCGTGTACCGCATTAGCCTCGATAGACTTGGCAAACAGCTTGCGGATAGTGCCATCCTCTGCTTCAGCAGGGTTAGTAGCTCCGATAAGTTTACGGAAGTCCGCCACAGCATTGTCTTTTTCAAGGATCAGCGCCACAATAGGACCGCTGGACATATAAGATACCAAATCCTGATAAAATGGACGCTCCTTATGAACTGCATAGAAGGCTCCGGCGTTATCTGCCGTAAGTCTGGTAAGCTTCATGCTAACAATACGGAAGCCTGCTTCTTCCATCATTTTGAGGATCGCGCCTGTATTGCCTGCTTCGTAAGCGTCAGGCTTGATCATAGAAAATGTCCTGTTTCCTGCCATGTTGAGTCAATTTTGGAATAAAAACCGTATTTACGGCCGCAAAAATAGCATTTATATTTAATTATTAAGAGTGAAGGCAAAAAGCGCTCAGCAGCCCCGGTCAGGCCGGCCTGCTTTTGTTTTTATCTATTTTATTATCACTTTTGCACTTCACTGAGGTCAACCCCCCTGTCAAAAAAGGGTTATTGCCAATGCAAAATTTAGCATCTTTTAAAGAGTTCTTAAGCGTACCTCAGAAAGTCGTTATCACTACCCATCACAAGCCGGATGCGGATGCGCTGGGCAGTTCGTTAGGGCTGGCTGCTTTTCTGAAGAAGAAAGGCCATTCCGTAACCGTCATTACCCCTACAGATTATCCCCGCTTTTTGCACTGGATGAAGGGAAATGATGAAGTGATCGTCTTCAACGAGGGTAACGAGCAGCAATCGGCCAGCCTTATAGAAGAGGCTACAGCCATTTTCTGCCTGGATTTTTCTAATCTCCATCGTATCAATGAGCTCGGCGAGCTCGTTCGCAATGCTTCCGCTACCAAGGTCCTTATAGACCATCATGAAGAGCCGGAAGATTTTGCTGACTTTAGCAAATGGGATAAGAAAGCCGCCGCCACCGCCGAGCTGATCTATATGCTCATCCGTGATATGGAAGAGACAGATCTCCTCGATCCGGACATAGCCGATTGCCTCTATGCAGGTATCATGACCGATACCGGGTCTTTTAAGCACCCTAATACCACCCGCAATGTGCACATCATCACTGCTGACCTTATGGAGTACGGGGCCGATGTGAGCAAAGTATCCAAACTCATTTACGATACCAATAGCCTGGACAGGGTGCGTTTTATCGGATATGCCCTTAACGAAAAGCTTACCGTCTTACCCGAATACCGTACAGCCTACTTCGCCATATCTGCCGAAGAGCTAAAGCGCTTTAATAGTAAGACCGGTGATACCGAAGGCCTTGTTAACTATGCGCTCGGTATTGAAGGAATCACCCTGGCCGCTGTTATCATCGACCGTACAGAAGCCGTTAAAATGTCCTTTAGAAGCGTGGGTGACTTTAGTGTCAATAAGTTTGCCCGGGCCCATTTTGAAGGCGGAGGACACAAAAATGCCGCCGGTGGCAAATCCGATGACAGCCTCGAAAAAACAGTAGAAAAATTCGAGAGCCTGCTGGATGACTACAAAGACCAACTATTGCAAAACGGAAAACCGATCAACGAACATGCATAAAATTTTCAGACAGGCCGCATTTGCCGTTATGGCCCTGGCCGCAGCCACATCTTGCGATACCAAAGAGTATGAAACACTCGAAAGCGGTGTACAGTACAAGTACATCGAAGAAGGTGAAGGCGCCAGCCCCTCTCATGGTAAAGTAGTGGTAATGAAGTTTGCCTATACCGCTGATGATGGAGATGAGTTCTTCAGCAGCAGCGAAATGCCTAATGGTAATACCGTAATGGTGTATGACTCTACCATGATGGGCCAGAAAGGAAGTATTGAAGAAATCATCAGTATGATGCAGGTAGGCGATAGCGTAGAGGCTAAAGTCGGTGCCGAAACCTTCTTCAAAAAGACCTTTAACATGGATCAGCTTCCTGATACCGTTAAAGCCGAAGAGAACATCACCTTTAACATTCGCCTGGTAGAAGTAGCCGACCAGCAGGAGTACGCTGAGCGCATGAGCCGCGAGCAGACCCAAAAGGACGAGACCGCCATTGAAGAATACATTGCTGAGAACAACATGGAAGGCCTGGAAAAAACCGAATCAGGACTTCGCTACGTGATCACCGAAGAAGGTGACGGCCCAGAGGTTGAGCAAGGCGACAGCGTTAAGATCAACTACACAGGTTACCTGCTTGACGGTACCGTATTTGATTCCAGCATTGAAGAGACCGCCCGCGAAGCAGGCGTTTTCATGGAAGGCAGACCTTATGAGCCCATCGGCCTGCAGTATGGCATAACCCGCTTTATCCCCGGGTGGAACGAAGGCATTGGCTACCTGAGCGAAGGCGATAAAGCCACCCTTATTATCCCTAGTGCCCTGGCTTACGGAAATCAGAGACGCAGCGCACAGATTGGTCCTAACAGCATTCTTGTATTTGAGCTGAGTGTGACCGAAGTAAAGAAAAACACCGATACAGCGAACTAAGCGTATACAAAAACGCATTAAATACCAAAGCAGGCCCTGTGCCTGCTTTTTATTTGTCGTATACTATGTAAATTTGGACGTTTGATCGTTTGTTGAATATGAAAAAATCACTGCTATATATTCTGGCTATCATGCCATTCGCCCTGTTCAGTTGTCTTAATGACGATGACCCTGAACCCTTTGTTCCCCCTACTCACGCAGAAGAGGTACAATCCATCGAGGACTTTCTGGATGCCAGAAATATTGCCTACCAGAGCGATACCAGTGGTATGCGCTACTATATCGATTCTGTAGGCACAGGACCCGCCCCCCGGGAAGGCGATACCGTAAGCGTGCGCTACACCGGCTTCTTTCCAGGTGGCAATGTCTTTGACAGTAACGAAAATGGCCTGCCACTCGAGTTCGTCATTGGCGAAGGGAGAGTAATAAGAGGGTTCGAGTACAGCGTTTTAAAACTGAACGAAGGCGGTGCAGGTACCTTCTTCCTGCCCTCTCGCCTGGCCTACGGTAGCACCGGCGGAGGTCCCATTCCTCCTTATACAATCATTGGTTTCGAAGTCCATCTAATTAGCGTCAGGTAATTCTGATTATGAAGATTTGCTTCGCTACCAATAACCAGAAAAAGCTCGACGAGATCCGTGATATTCTCGGTGATGAGTACGATATCCTGAGCCTTCAGGATATCGGCTGTCACGAGGAGCTGGCAGAGACTCAGAAGACCCTGGAAGGGAACAGTGCCCAAAAGGCAGAATACGTGCATCAAACCTATGGGGTAGACTGCTTTGCAGACGATACCGGCCTCGAGGTGTACGCACTTGATGGTGAGCCGGGCGTATATTCCGCCCGCTATGCCGGACCCGGACGTGATAATGAGGCCAACATCCGTAAGCTGCTCGAAAGGCTGGCAGATAAAAAAGACCGCCGCGCCCAGTTCCGGACCGTTATCTCCCTTATCATCGATGGGAAGCTCAGGCAGTTTGAAGGGTGCATTAAAGGGGAGATCATTGATGAAAAGAAAGGGACAGCAGGCTTTGGCTACGACCCCGTTTTTGTTCCCTCCGGAGAGTCACTGACCTTTGCCCAAATGGGTAGCAGCAAAAAAAACGATATCAGCCACAGGGCTCTCGCCGTGGCTAAACTTATCAAATTCCTTAAAAAGAAGAAATAATCCTCTGATGAAGGAAGGCCATAATCCCTACATTGTTGGCATTACAGGCGGTAGCGCCAGTGGAAAGACCCGTTTTCTCAATAGCCTGATAGGTAAGTTCACCTCTGATGAAGTCTGCCTTATCAGCCAGGACAATTACTACCGGCCACGTCATCTGCAACCTGTGGATGAGAATGGCGTCCAGAACTTTGACACCCCTCATAGCATCAATCATGAGGAATATGCTAACGATATTCGTAAGCTCAAGCAAGGTGTCATCGTAGAGCGGGAAGAATATACATTCAATAACCCTGAGGCCACCCCCTCAAAGCTTATTTTCAAGCCCGCCCCCATCATTGTGGTCGAGGGAATCTTCGTATTCTACTATCCGGAGGTATCAGAGTTACTTGACCTTAAGGTGTTTATTGATGCTCGTGACTACATAAAGCTTAAGAGAAGGATCATCCGTGACCGGGACGAAAGAGGCTATGACCTTGAGGACGTGCTCTATCGCTACGAGAAACATGTGGCGCCTACATTTGATAAATATATTAAGCCATTTAAGTACGAGGCAGATGTTATCCTGCCCAATAACCGCGACGATGCCTTCGACCGTTCGCTCGATATGCTCGTGACCTTTTTACGCTCCAGGATATGACCAATAAATTCGCAGTAATAGGATTGGGCCAGTTTGGCACCTCCATCGCCCGGACACTCGCCGGTCGGGGCGCAGAAGTCCTGGCTATCGATATCCATCTGGATAAAGTAGAAGCCATGAAGGATGATGTAGCCTATGCCGTGGCCCTGGATAGCACAGATGTTAAGGCCCTGCAGGCCCAGAATATCATGGACATGGATGCCGTGGTTGTGGCCATAGGAGAAAACTTCGAAGGCCTCTTACTTACTACAGTACGCCTCATGGAACTGGGTATTAATCGGCTCATTGCAAGGGCGGCCAATGCGCAGCAACGGATGATCCTGGAAAAGGTAGGTGTCAAGGAAATATTAAGCCCCGAGGATACGGTAGGTAAAACAGTGGCCGAGATGCTATTGCACCCAAATATGCATTCTTTTCTGCCTCTGCCTGATGATTACGAGATTGTCGAGATCAACACCCCTGGCCGTGTAGTGAACCAAACAGTAAGCGAAGTTGGTTTACGTGAAAAGTATAACCTCAACCTGATCACCATCAAGCGTATTTACGAAGAAGAAAAAGAAGGTGAGGTAGTCAAGGTAGAGCACATCATTGGTGTTCCCAAAGGAGATACCGTGCTTTATGAAACTGACATCATAATCATCCTTGGTAAAGTACAGGATGTAAACAAGTTTATAGAAGTCAATAAGTAATTAAGTGGAATATTGTTATTAATTCCCTAATTTCGCGACTTCAACTATGCGGAAACAATTTTCCATATCCATCGTCTGGCAGGTAGCCGCCCTTATGCTGGTGTTCATCACCGGTGCAGGTCCTTCCTTCACCGCCCTGCAGGGCTTCGGTGATCAGGTCGGTGTGGTATCTTCTGTCAGCACGCAGGAGGATCATTCTGCTGACGACAAACAGCCATTCTCTGAGGATAGAGAAGAGCAGGAAGTTATTTCTGCCCTGCATGCTACCCTGCCGGTAGCTCCTTTCCACATTAATGTGCTCCCCGCACTGGCTGTGGCTAACCTTCCCCGAATAGAATTTTCCATGCCGCCCCTGCCCCGTATGGTGGCACCGGCCACACAGGTCTATTTTAAAACCTTATTCAGGCGCATCATTTCCCCCAACGCGCCCTAGTAGCATCCTTTCCGTTCTCTTTTCAGATAGCGGTACCTTCTATCGTGTAGCTCACGGGCTATACATCTTACAATAACATTACTCATCTATTTATTTAAAACGTATACCCAATGCGTAATAAAGGCATAATTGTAACGCTGACCGTAATTATTACGGCCCTTTGCCTATTCTATTTGCATTTTACCTTTGTCGCCCGCTCATTTATTGACGAGGCTACAGAATATGCCACTACAGAATCAGGCAGTATTGATTATCAAAAAAGACAGGCTTACCTGGACAGCCTCCGCCGTACAGAAGTGTATAACTTCCTTGGTGCAGGCTATACCTTTGAGGATATTGAGAATAACCAGTTAAACCTGGGGCTTGACCTTAAGGGTGGTATGCACGTAACACTTGAGGTATCCCCCATAGAGATCGTGCGTGGCCTGGCCAATAACTCGCAGAATCCTGCTTTCAATGCCGCTATCGAGCGTGCCCGTGAAATGTCCCGCACCAGTGAGGAGCCATTCACCGAACTATTCTACGAAGCTTATAAGGAAGAGAAGCCCGACGGCAGACTCGCAGAAGTATTTGCCAACGCCGCCAACCGCGACCGCTTTAGCTTCCAGTCTACCGACCAGGAGATCCTTTCTGTTATTAACGAGGAGATAGAAGGGGCTATTGACCGCTCATTCCAGATCCTGCGTACACGTATTGACCGTGCCGGTACTACCCAGCCAAACATACAGCGCCTGCCTAACAGCGACCGTATCCAGGTGGAACTACCCGGTGTGGAAGATAAAGAGCGTATCCGTAAGCTCCTCCAGGGAGTGGCCAAGCTCGAATTCTTCGAGGTACAGAATATGAACGAAGTGAGTGCTGTGCTTTCTTCAATAAACCAGAAGCTGCTGCAGGAAGAGAAGCTTGCCAGAGCCACAGGTGAAACGCAAGAAACTGACGCCCCTGAAGTAAACGAAGAAGACATCCAGGAAATGCTCCAGGATCAGCCTCAGGCAGAGCTTACCGAAGCCGGCGCAGAAGAAGAAGCTCTCACGGAGGGAGATACATCTGAGCTTAGTGAGGAAGACCTAGAGTCCCAGCTTGCCCAGGCAGACAGCGTGGCTGCTGATAGTGCATTGAATCAGAATACGTCAGCCCTCTTCCGTAACCTTGTTTATTCTGATCAGATGAGCCTTTACTACGAAGTGAAGGACACCAGCAAGATCAACAGAATACTGAAAAGAGATGAAATAAAGTCTCTTATTCCCCGTAATATCAAGTTTCTCTGGGCGGTTAAGCCAATCGAGATGGGGGCTGAAGGCGACGAGGACCAAATGGAAGCCCTCCGCTTGTACGCGATCAAAACAGAGCGTGGTGGCAAAGCCCCTCTTACAGGTGATGCCGTATCAAATGCCAGCATCGACTTCAGCACAGGTAATCCGGGCATCAGCATGCGTATGAACCCTGCCGGTACTAGAGACTGGGCGCGCCTTACTGCTTCCAATATCGGCAGAGCCGTTGCTATCGTGCTTGACAACTACGTTTACTCTGCTCCTGTAGTACAGAGTGAAATCACCGGTGGCAGCAGCCAGATTACAGGTGACTTCACCATAGAAGAAGCTGAAGACCTTGCCAATGTACTGAAGGCCGGTTCACTCCCTGCTCCTACACGTATTGTAGAAGAAGCCGTCGTAGGACCTACACTCGGCAAGCAGGCTCAGGCTCAGGGCGTGATCTCTATTCTTGCCGGACTTGGTATCGTGATCCTGTTCATGATCGCCTACTATAGCAAAGGAGGTATCATTGCTAATGTGGCCCTGCTGTTCAACGTACTCTTTATACTCGGTATCCTTGCTCAGCCTTCACTCGGTACATCACTTACCCTGCCGGGTATTGCCGGTATCGTACTTACTATCGGTATGTCGATAGATGCCAACGTTCTCATTTTCGAGCGTATCCGTGAAGAACTGCGAAATGGCGTAAATAAGATGCGGGCTATCCAGCTTGGTTATGAGAAGGCATTCAGCTCTATCATAGATGCCAACGTGACTACCCTTATCATTGCCATCATCCTGTTTGTACTTGGCCAGGGACCTGTTAAAGGTTTCGCCGTTACCCTGATGATCGGTATCTTCTGTTCATTCTTCTCAGCCGTATTTATCACCCGGGTGATAGTTACATGGATGACGAAGAAAGGTGATGACAGCAAAATTTCTTTTGCCACTCCGTTCAGCAAATCACTGCTGGCAGGTCTTAATATCGAGTTCATCGGTATAAGAAAGAAGGCTTACATGTTCTCAGGTGCATTCATCCTTATTGGTATGATCGTACTGGGTGTTTTTGGTCTTAACCTCGGCGTTGACTTTACAGGAGGTCGCTCTTACGTGGTTAGCTTTACGCAGCCTGTGGTTCCTTCTGAACTGAAAGTAGACCTCACAGATGATTTTGAGAATAAGAGTGTGGAGGTGAAAACGTTCGGCAGCAGCAATGTGCTGAAAGTAACCACAAGTTACCTTATCGATGATGAGCGTGAGGAGGCAGATGGTTTGGTAGAAGACCGCCTCGTGGCCGGTATTACCGAGGCTACAGGGATGACCTTCGTTCCCAATGGAAATGCTCTTGATGATGCAGCCAATTCATTTACCATATCAAGCTCAAGCAAAGTAGGGGCTACTATCGCCTCCGATATCAAACGCAGTAGCTGGGAGTCTGGCCTGCTTGCACTGGTAGCCATCTTCTTCTACATCTACGTGAGGTTCCATAAGTGGCAGTTTGGACTGGGTGCCATCGTAGCCCTGTTCCACGATGTGCTGTTTACGCTTTCTGCTTTTGCCATAGCCGGCCTGCTGGGATTCAGCTATGAAGTAGATCAGATATTTATAGCCGCCATTCTTACCATCATCGGTTATTCCATCAACGATACCGTGGTAGTGTTTGACCGTATTCGTGAATACCTCGGCGAGCGTGTAGGCAATAACACCAAGTCTACCTTTAATATTGCCATCAACAGTACCCTCAACCGTACCGTGATCACATCAGTAACCACCCTTATTGTGGTGCTTATCCTATTGATCTTCGGTGGTGAGGTACTCAGAGGGTTCAGCTTTGCCCTGTTTGTAGGTATACTCGTAGGTACTTACTCTTCCATATTTATTGCCGCTCCTACTGTAGTGGATCTGTACGAGAGGTCTGAGGCCAGGAAAAAAGTACAGGCCTGATAGATAAGTAAGGCTATCATCAAAAAGCCCTCCGCTGATTTCAGCGGAGGGCTTTTTTTGTTCTGATCTTAAGTCAGCCTGAGTCCGACATCTATTACTTA
It contains:
- a CDS encoding uridine kinase, which gives rise to MKEGHNPYIVGITGGSASGKTRFLNSLIGKFTSDEVCLISQDNYYRPRHLQPVDENGVQNFDTPHSINHEEYANDIRKLKQGVIVEREEYTFNNPEATPSKLIFKPAPIIVVEGIFVFYYPEVSELLDLKVFIDARDYIKLKRRIIRDRDERGYDLEDVLYRYEKHVAPTFDKYIKPFKYEADVILPNNRDDAFDRSLDMLVTFLRSRI
- a CDS encoding TrkA family potassium uptake protein; protein product: MTNKFAVIGLGQFGTSIARTLAGRGAEVLAIDIHLDKVEAMKDDVAYAVALDSTDVKALQAQNIMDMDAVVVAIGENFEGLLLTTVRLMELGINRLIARAANAQQRMILEKVGVKEILSPEDTVGKTVAEMLLHPNMHSFLPLPDDYEIVEINTPGRVVNQTVSEVGLREKYNLNLITIKRIYEEEKEGEVVKVEHIIGVPKGDTVLYETDIIIILGKVQDVNKFIEVNK
- a CDS encoding bifunctional oligoribonuclease/PAP phosphatase NrnA, yielding MQNLASFKEFLSVPQKVVITTHHKPDADALGSSLGLAAFLKKKGHSVTVITPTDYPRFLHWMKGNDEVIVFNEGNEQQSASLIEEATAIFCLDFSNLHRINELGELVRNASATKVLIDHHEEPEDFADFSKWDKKAAATAELIYMLIRDMEETDLLDPDIADCLYAGIMTDTGSFKHPNTTRNVHIITADLMEYGADVSKVSKLIYDTNSLDRVRFIGYALNEKLTVLPEYRTAYFAISAEELKRFNSKTGDTEGLVNYALGIEGITLAAVIIDRTEAVKMSFRSVGDFSVNKFARAHFEGGGHKNAAGGKSDDSLEKTVEKFESLLDDYKDQLLQNGKPINEHA
- a CDS encoding non-canonical purine NTP diphosphatase, translated to MKICFATNNQKKLDEIRDILGDEYDILSLQDIGCHEELAETQKTLEGNSAQKAEYVHQTYGVDCFADDTGLEVYALDGEPGVYSARYAGPGRDNEANIRKLLERLADKKDRRAQFRTVISLIIDGKLRQFEGCIKGEIIDEKKGTAGFGYDPVFVPSGESLTFAQMGSSKKNDISHRALAVAKLIKFLKKKK
- a CDS encoding FKBP-type peptidyl-prolyl cis-trans isomerase, yielding MHKIFRQAAFAVMALAAATSCDTKEYETLESGVQYKYIEEGEGASPSHGKVVVMKFAYTADDGDEFFSSSEMPNGNTVMVYDSTMMGQKGSIEEIISMMQVGDSVEAKVGAETFFKKTFNMDQLPDTVKAEENITFNIRLVEVADQQEYAERMSREQTQKDETAIEEYIAENNMEGLEKTESGLRYVITEEGDGPEVEQGDSVKINYTGYLLDGTVFDSSIEETAREAGVFMEGRPYEPIGLQYGITRFIPGWNEGIGYLSEGDKATLIIPSALAYGNQRRSAQIGPNSILVFELSVTEVKKNTDTAN
- the secDF gene encoding protein translocase subunit SecDF is translated as MRNKGIIVTLTVIITALCLFYLHFTFVARSFIDEATEYATTESGSIDYQKRQAYLDSLRRTEVYNFLGAGYTFEDIENNQLNLGLDLKGGMHVTLEVSPIEIVRGLANNSQNPAFNAAIERAREMSRTSEEPFTELFYEAYKEEKPDGRLAEVFANAANRDRFSFQSTDQEILSVINEEIEGAIDRSFQILRTRIDRAGTTQPNIQRLPNSDRIQVELPGVEDKERIRKLLQGVAKLEFFEVQNMNEVSAVLSSINQKLLQEEKLARATGETQETDAPEVNEEDIQEMLQDQPQAELTEAGAEEEALTEGDTSELSEEDLESQLAQADSVAADSALNQNTSALFRNLVYSDQMSLYYEVKDTSKINRILKRDEIKSLIPRNIKFLWAVKPIEMGAEGDEDQMEALRLYAIKTERGGKAPLTGDAVSNASIDFSTGNPGISMRMNPAGTRDWARLTASNIGRAVAIVLDNYVYSAPVVQSEITGGSSQITGDFTIEEAEDLANVLKAGSLPAPTRIVEEAVVGPTLGKQAQAQGVISILAGLGIVILFMIAYYSKGGIIANVALLFNVLFILGILAQPSLGTSLTLPGIAGIVLTIGMSIDANVLIFERIREELRNGVNKMRAIQLGYEKAFSSIIDANVTTLIIAIILFVLGQGPVKGFAVTLMIGIFCSFFSAVFITRVIVTWMTKKGDDSKISFATPFSKSLLAGLNIEFIGIRKKAYMFSGAFILIGMIVLGVFGLNLGVDFTGGRSYVVSFTQPVVPSELKVDLTDDFENKSVEVKTFGSSNVLKVTTSYLIDDEREEADGLVEDRLVAGITEATGMTFVPNGNALDDAANSFTISSSSKVGATIASDIKRSSWESGLLALVAIFFYIYVRFHKWQFGLGAIVALFHDVLFTLSAFAIAGLLGFSYEVDQIFIAAILTIIGYSINDTVVVFDRIREYLGERVGNNTKSTFNIAINSTLNRTVITSVTTLIVVLILLIFGGEVLRGFSFALFVGILVGTYSSIFIAAPTVVDLYERSEARKKVQA
- a CDS encoding ScpA family protein, translating into MSFEIKLPLFEGPFDLLLFFIERDELDIYDIPISKITDDFLDYLHHLESLNIEVASEFILVAASLMRIKAKTLLPRPVLDEEGNEVDPREELVRHLLEYKQYKEIVKELSTMEENMLHAEKRGNVIKEVRALSELSNVEAELQNIDLFKLLKTYLKVMKRYEDEQNRPVHQVVQYPYTIEKQKEFILNQVEGNDPVPFQKVIEKIPNKIAVIFNFLAILELVQLSLITIQLGEGFNNFWIKKPEKELAH
- a CDS encoding FKBP-type peptidyl-prolyl cis-trans isomerase, with product MKKSLLYILAIMPFALFSCLNDDDPEPFVPPTHAEEVQSIEDFLDARNIAYQSDTSGMRYYIDSVGTGPAPREGDTVSVRYTGFFPGGNVFDSNENGLPLEFVIGEGRVIRGFEYSVLKLNEGGAGTFFLPSRLAYGSTGGGPIPPYTIIGFEVHLISVR
- a CDS encoding nucleoside-diphosphate kinase; amino-acid sequence: MAGNRTFSMIKPDAYEAGNTGAILKMMEEAGFRIVSMKLTRLTADNAGAFYAVHKERPFYQDLVSYMSSGPIVALILEKDNAVADFRKLIGATNPAEAEDGTIRKLFAKSIEANAVHGSDSDENAAIEGSFFFAETEKF
- a CDS encoding lysylphosphatidylglycerol synthase transmembrane domain-containing protein, producing MDIDSKKIFKTLNPKNVWIPIVIGVGIVFYLFASDESIRVEDLRLVLNAKTLPIILAFLVLFMRDAGYVARLRTITGKELSWGSCVFTIIMWEFASAVTPSVVGGTAVAVFIMNKEGLNLGKSLAFVMVTAIFDNLFFVVAAPLILLVTGGDIFPEVATIAKLGINLKAVFYVSYSLIAFYTSVMAFALFVRPRGFKWLLIRLTSNRLLKRWRYKAYEHGNEIIMASAQLKGKGFAYWFKISLFTIFIWSARYILLNALMSAFAGIDLNGHLTIFARQIILWIVMLFSPTPGSSGTAELAFPVFFENFLGNYTIGTNILWRLFTYYLYLLLGALVLPRWIRRVFFKKKAEEDKLKARKEEKANNGGGTKKAGTHGDTGN